GGCACGGGCCTGAAGCTGTCGTACGACTTCAGCCAGTCCACCGGCACCCGGGCCGCGTACGCCGACCCGCCGGCCTGGATCGAGGTGCCCGGCCAGCCCCAGGCGTTCGGCCTGTGGATCCGCGGCAACGGCACCGGCGAGTGGCCGAGCCTGCACCTGCACGACGCGCAGGACACCCAGCACGTGCTACGCGGCCCGTACGTCACCTGGACCGGCTGGAAGTATGTCGAGTTCGCGGTGCCCGCCGGCGTGCAGTACCCGGTGCGCGTCCGGCGGTTCTACGTCGCGGAGACCAACGCCGCCGCGCAGTACCGCAGCGAGGTCGTCATCGACGACCTGGTGGCCAAGGTGCCGCCCTCGGTGGACGTACCGGCCGAGGTGCCGTGCACCGACCGGGTGGTGCTCCGCGACGGGACGGTCGACGGCGCGCCGTGGCGGTTCGCGGTGATGTCCGACGCCCAGTTCGTCGCGGCCGACCCGGACAGCGATCTGGTCGCCCGGGCCCGCCGGACCCTGCGGGAGGTCAAGGCGGCGAAGCCCGACTTCCTGGTGATCAACGGCGACTTCGTGGACACGGCCTACCCGGCGGACTTCGCGCTCGCCCGGCGCCTGCTGGACGAGGAGCTGGGGGACGACCTGCCCTGGTACTACGTGCCGGGCAACCACGAGATCATGGGCGCCCCGATCACCAACTTCCGGGCCGCGTTCGGCGACACCGCCCGGGTCTTCGACCACCGGGGCACCCGGTTCGTCACGCTGGACTCGTCCACCGGTTCGCTGCGCGGCGGCGGCTTCGACCAGGTGCGGATGCTGCGCGAGGCGCTCGACGAGGCCGCCACGGACCGGCAGGTCGGCTCGGTCGTCGTCCTGCACCACCACCCGCCCCGCGATCCCAGCCCGGCCCAGGCCAGCCAACTCGGGGACCGCAAGGAGGCGGCGCTGGTCGAGGGCTGGCTCGCCGACTTCCAGCACCGCACCGGCAAGGGGGCGTTGTTCGTCGGCGGGCACGTCGGCACCTTCCACGCCGAGCGGGTCGACGGCGTGCCGTACGTGATCAACGGCAACTCGGGCAAGACGCCGTCCACCCCGGCGGACCGGGGCGGCTTCACCGGCTGGACGGAGTTCGGGGTCGACCCGGTGACCCCGGCCGAGGCCGACCGGGCGCGGCGGGACCCCCGGGCCGAGGGCCCGCGCTGGGTGGACGCGGAAATGCACGCGCACACCGACCGGGTCACGCTGGCCGCGCCGGCCCGCGTGGCGGTGGGCGCCCCGGTGCCGGTCACCGCCACCCTGACCCAGCCGGGCGGCCGTACGGTGCCGGTGGCGGCGCCGGTCAGCGCCGACTGGTCGGCCTCCCCGTCCGTGCACGTCGGCTCGGCCGCCGGCCTGCGTCCCTGGCACGCGGCCTGGTTCGACCCGGCGACCGGCCGGCTGGCCGCGCTGCGGCCCGGCGCGTCGGTGGTGCTCGCGGTGACCGTGAACGGTGTCCGGGCCGAGGCCACCGTCACCACCGCTCGGGCCGAGGCCCCCGCCGCGTGAGAGCGGGGAGGGGTCCCGTGCCCGGCGCGGGGCCCCTCCCGCCTCAGAAGTCGCCCTCGGCCACCTGGAAGACCGTGAGCCCCAGGGACCGCCACATGCGGACCACCTGCATCCGGTCGTCGAAGACGCCGACCACTCGGAAGCGGTCCCGGATCTCCCGTTCGTAGATCTCCCGCTTGACCACCGAGTCCTTGCGGGAGTCGCCGAGCGCACGGAGGTGCAGCGCCAGGTACGGCACCCGCACGTGCCGCTCCAGCCACGCCACCGTGTCCGCCCGGGCGGAGGCGTCACGGCCGGAGCAGAAGACGACGTCGTACCCGGCGGCGTGCATCGCCCGGACCGCCGCGATCACCGCCTCGTTGGGCCGGTCCTCGGCGACCCGGGTCATGTCGTAGGGGCTGCGCGAGACGTTCAGCGCCACTGTGCCGTCGATGTCCACGAGCACGATCTCCGGTGGCCCGGCCGACGTCTCCCGTACGCGGGCCGGCCGTCCCGCTCGGGCCTGCGGCACGGGCAGCGGCAGGGGCTTCCCCTCCAGGTAACGCTCGTGCAGGCGGCGGATCGCCGCCTCGCCGACCCGCTCGGCCTCCGGCCGCGCCGCGTCCCGGCGCAGGCACTCCTCCAGTGGCACGTCGGTGAAGTCGTGCACCTCGAACTCGGCCCCGTGGCGGGCGGCCAGCTCGGCCCAGTCCCGCAGCGTCCGGGACCGGAGGTTGGTGTCGTCCACGCAGACGTCGGCCCGGGCTCTCAGCAGGGCCTCGACCTGGGCCCGCTGGGCGATCGTCACCTGCGCCTCGGCCCACTGGGTGAACAACCGCTCGCCGTGCAGCATCCGGCGCAGATCGTCCCGGTTGACCCGGACGACGGACGGTTGGAGCGTCCGGGCGAAGCTGGTCTTCCCGGAGGCGGGCAGGCCTCGGGTGGCGATCAGGCGGGACATTCCGCTCACCTCCGTGTCGCCTCGACGCGCGGCCGGCGGGGCCGCCGTGCCCCGGGCGGGGCACGGCGAGGCTACCGCCGTGGCCGGTGAATGCCCGGCCCGAGGGCGGGAATGCGACGAGGACGCCGCGCGTTGTCGAAGCCGGACCAGCTGTGCGGCCCCCCGACGGGCCCGGCGCACGCCCATGGCACACTGGTCAATCGGCCACCGGTTCCGGTTCACGCCCGAGCCCGTCGCGCGGTGCGGCGGACGGTGACGGCGACCCGGCGACCACCGACGAAAGGACCGAGGCGACATGAAGCCCAACATCCACCCGGAGTACGTGACCACCGAGGTCCGCTGCTCCTGCGGCAACACCTTCACGACCCGCAGCACCGCCAAGGGCGGCGCGATCACGGTCGAGACCTGCAGCGCCTGCCACCCGTTCTACACCGGTAAGCAGCGCGTTCTCGACACCGCCGGTCGGGTCGCGAAGTTCCAGCAGAAGTACGCCAAGGTTCAGGCCAAGAAGGCCAAGTAACTGCTCGTTCGACGCCCGCGTCCGGTTTCCCACCGGGCGCGGGCGTCGTCCGTATGGCGCCCACCTCGGCGTGTCACCCCGCCCCGCCCCCACCGTCGAAGGAGCATCCGCAGCATGAGCAGCGAGCGTCTGGCCGCCCTCCTCGACGAGTACGCGGACCTGGAGAAGCAGCTCGCCGACCCGGCCATCCACGCCGACCAGGCGACGGCGCGCC
This genomic stretch from Micromonospora krabiensis harbors:
- the rpmE gene encoding 50S ribosomal protein L31, coding for MKPNIHPEYVTTEVRCSCGNTFTTRSTAKGGAITVETCSACHPFYTGKQRVLDTAGRVAKFQQKYAKVQAKKAK
- a CDS encoding phosphatase domain-containing protein; translated protein: MSRLIATRGLPASGKTSFARTLQPSVVRVNRDDLRRMLHGERLFTQWAEAQVTIAQRAQVEALLRARADVCVDDTNLRSRTLRDWAELAARHGAEFEVHDFTDVPLEECLRRDAARPEAERVGEAAIRRLHERYLEGKPLPLPVPQARAGRPARVRETSAGPPEIVLVDIDGTVALNVSRSPYDMTRVAEDRPNEAVIAAVRAMHAAGYDVVFCSGRDASARADTVAWLERHVRVPYLALHLRALGDSRKDSVVKREIYEREIRDRFRVVGVFDDRMQVVRMWRSLGLTVFQVAEGDF